In Maylandia zebra isolate NMK-2024a linkage group LG12, Mzebra_GT3a, whole genome shotgun sequence, a single genomic region encodes these proteins:
- the LOC112435621 gene encoding uncharacterized protein LOC112435621, producing the protein MSRPHQIGGLSEITEALQNIHHLVQCEINISSVAIIELETEVGLGPGHPKIVLERERLKNLLDIQLPVSCIAKCLGVSRRTIYRRMQEFDLSVRGTYSTMNDQELDNIISAIKNQMPNAGYRMVQGHLVSMGLRVQWWRMMASMHRVDAVGIFKRITELGCVVRRSYSVRGPLSLVHIDTNHKLIRYNVVIFGGVDGYSRKVLYLDAATNNRAKTAFSFFLRSAQLHGLPSRVRADQGVENLDIAHFMFATRGTGRASFISGKSVHNQRVERLWRDVWIAVTSKYHDILHSLEEDGLLDISDVIHLFGVHYIFVPRLRADLVTFVGGWNNHPLRTEGGLTPEQLWCMGHLQELDEGERLEELRDPGIDWESAVLQEESNSTVVVPEVECPLDEETLEGLQRTINPLEHSESHGRDLYIQFLLQVSNQQ; encoded by the exons ATGTCCCGGCCACAT CAAATAGGCGGTCTGTCAGAGATTACAGAGGCTCTACAAAACATTCATCATCTGGTTCAGTGTGAAATTAACATCAGCTCTGTGGCCATTATTGAACTGGAAACAGAAGTTGGTCTGGGACCTGGCCACCCCAAAATCGTACTAGAGAGAGAAAGACTCAAGAATTTGTTGGACATTCAGCTGCCAGTCAGCTGCATTGCTAAATGTCTTGGTGTTTCAAGAAGAACAATCTACAGGAGGATGCAAGAATTTGACTTGTCTGTGAGAGGAACATACAGCACAATGAATGACCAAGAGCTGGACAACATCATATCGGCTATCAAAAATCAGATGCCAAATGCTGGCTATCGAATGGTTCAAGGACATTTGGTTTCTATGGGTCTCCGTGTTCAGTGGTGGAGAATGATGGCCTCCATGCATCGAGTTGATGCTGTAGGGATCTTCAAACGGATCACAGAACTAGGCTGTGTTGTGCGAAGAAGCTACTCGGTGCGAGGCCCTCTCTCCCTGGTCCACATAGACACAAATCACAAGCTAATAAG GTACAATGTTGTGATCTTTGGTGGAGTGGATGGCTACTCAAGGAAG gTCCTGTACTTGGATGCAGCAACTAACAACAGGGCAAAAACTGCATTCTCATTTTTCCTGAGATCAGCCCAGCTTCACGGCTTGCCATCAAG GGTTAGGGCAGATCAAGGAGTAGAAAACCTGGACATTGCACATTTCATGTTTGCCACAAGAGGAACAGGGAGAGCGAGTTTCATATCTGGAAAGAGTGTCCACAATCAGAG AGTAGAACGACTTTGGCGTGATGTCTGGATTGCAGTCACTAGCAAGTACCATGATATTCTTCACTCACTCGAGGAGGATGGCCTGCTTGACATTTCAGATGTCATTCATCTTTTTGGTGTCCACTACATCTTTGTCCCTCGACTCCGAGCAGATCTTGTCACCTTTGTTGGAGGATGGAATAATCATCCCCTCAGGACAGAAGGTGGTCTCACTCCTGAACAGCTCTGGTGTATGGGACATCTACAAGAGCTGGACGAGGGCGAGAGACTTGAG GAGCTTCGGGATCCAGGCATTGACTGGGAGAGTGCTGTACTGCAAGAAGAATCTAACAGCACAGTTGTGGTTCCTGAAGTTGAATGCCCACTGGATGAGGAAACCCTGGAGGGGCTTCAGAGAACTATTAATCCCTTGGAACATTCTGAGTCACACGGTCGTGACCTGTACATACAATTCTTGCTACAGGTGTCAAACCAACAGTGA
- the LOC112435639 gene encoding G2/M phase-specific E3 ubiquitin-protein ligase-like produces MPKKICYQCNEVMPLQMLAVHINTCKGKFSPDETDDEESELCIVKSKCKVICPICTKDFPEDEITVHASLCGDSFQCMVPEENDQTTGTPAQTSVCTTDSVEDVLRCLEQQVDTTTEFKLCVDREDLPDRGILQWQRKKAASPTSVLRVVFIGEAGMDTGALRKEFLSDMISGIESRFFEGLENKGKNPKYSLTDLDNENFRTVGEIIAVSLAQGGPSPAFFKEWCYNFLCSGEVDFSCLSKEDVADVESSLLIRKVEDAADIQSLMMWADEIVSCGYTNQIKMDSKESMIRAIVLHSTTRLIPMLQQLRKGMELYGLVNLMAVNPEACHSLFVPGKILKPDADFIMMSCQPHFSEKGTSRERTERKIINFLQDFLQEIEVSEKTSETFSNITDGNTGGAGGEKSESLAVHHVLQWMTGQSHVPILPDEKRHFKITCKFDHECKERLGDHSICYPVVSACTCTVTFPVQHLDTYTVFKTIMSAAVKYGGGFHRV; encoded by the exons ATGCCAAAGAAGATATGTTACCAGTGTAATGAAGTTATGCCTCTGCAGATGCTTGCAGTACACATCAATACGTGCAAAGGAAAATTCTCTCCTGATGAGACTGATGATGAG GAATCGGAGTTATGCATTGTGAAAAGCAAATGCAAG GTTATTTGTCCAATATGCACTAAGGATTTTCCTGAAGATGAGATCACAGTCCATGCGAGTCTGTGTGGGGATAG CTTTCAATGCATGGTGCCTGAAGAAAATGACCAAACTACAGGGACACCAGCTCAAACTTCAGTATGCACAACAGACAG CGTGGAAGATGTATTGCGTTGCCTTGAACAACAAGTCGACACCACAACAGAATTTAAGTTGTGTGTGGACAGAGAAGACCTTCCAGACAGAGGCATTCTccagtggcagagaaaaaaagctgCATCTCCCACCAGTGTTCTTAGGGTGGTTTTCATTGGAGAGGCAGGCATGGATACAGGAGCACTTAGGAAAGAGTTTTTGAGTG ACATGATTTCAGGTATTGAAAGCAGATTCTTTGAAGGACTTGAGAACAAGGGCAAAAACCCCAAGTATTCTCTGACCGATCTTGATAATGAAAACTTCAG AACTGTTGGTGAAATAATTGCAGTCAGCCTCGCCCAAGGAGGCCCATCTCCTGCCTTTTTCAAAGAATGGTGCTACAATTTCCTCTGCTCAGGAGAGGTTGATTTCAGCTGTCTGTCTAAGGAGGATGTTGCAGATGTGGAATCTTCCCTGCTCATCCGCAAA GTTGAAGATGCAGCAGACATACAGTCTCTGATGATGTGGGCTGATGAAATTGTCAGCTGTGGATACACAAACCAGATAAAGATGGATAGTAAGGAAAGCATGATCCG tgctatTGTCTTACACTCTACAACAAGACTGATTCCAATGCTACAGCAGCTCCGAAAGGGCATGGAACTGTATGGTCTTGTGAACCTGATGGCTGTAAATCCTGAAGCTTGCCACAGTTTGTTTGTTCCTGGGAAAATCCTCAAA CCAGACGCTGATTTCATTATGATGAGCTGCCAACCACATTTCAGTGAAAAAGGGACATCTAGGGAGAGAACTGAGAGGAAGATCATAAATTTTTTGCAAGATTTCTTGCAGGAGATTGAAGTATCAG aaaagacttcagaaacattttcaaacatcaCAGATGGAAACACAGGCGGTGCAGGTGGTGAAAAATCAGAGTCTCTTGCTGTCCACcatgtgctccagtggatgaccGGCCAGTCCCATGTTCCCATCCTTCCTGATGAAAAGAGACATTTCAAAATAACATGCAAGTTTGACCATGAATGTAAGGAGCGGCTGGGAGATCACTCCATTTGTTACCCAGTTGTGAGTGCATGCACTTGTACTGtgacttttccagtgcagcATCTGGACACTTACACAGTGTTTAAAACCATAATGAGTGCAGCAGTTAAATATGGTGGTGGATTCCACAGAGTTTAA